One stretch of Oncorhynchus tshawytscha isolate Ot180627B linkage group LG19, Otsh_v2.0, whole genome shotgun sequence DNA includes these proteins:
- the fam169b gene encoding protein FAM169B isoform X5, producing MKESVGFYPQMAQRSVTCQTEPLHQVEVTHDNVGRLQLFGDDDPPCTLLTLHVPADGTQVVALNLHGKWWSLNDVLKTSTKSRSGLVMVQSVMERVILFLLSQIIFGVLERPSGEEIYFSPHPMREFGKILWHNGEAVGFYTIKKKGSLCDGFTRRSYQLSVLDTVFVRTQWRRSGLALQILADFCKSLPNEEVIGISCPISPSMIKVCSKYLQMHQDQRDRLYEVEAPGGWGQRRNIWLNIQLNRSTNSEALPRPSLGSGCTNAKAQVRSNVQQH from the exons ATGAAGGAGAGCGTTGGTTTCTACCCTCAAATGGCTCAAAG ATCTGTCACCTGCCAAACTGAACCCCTTCATCAGGTGGAGGTGACACATGACAACGTGGGCAGACTCCAGCTGTTCGGTGATGACGATCCACCTTGCACTCTGCTGACTCTGCACGTGCCTGCAGATGGAACTCAAG TGGTGGCCCTGAACCTGCATGGAAAGTGGTGGTCTTTAAATGATGTTTTGAAGACATCCACCAAATCCAGATCTGGTCTTGTAATG GTGCAGTCTGTTATGGAGAGAGTGATACTTTTCCTGCTTAGTCAAATCATTTTTGGAGTTTTGGAGAGGCCTTCAGGGGAAGAGATTTACTTCTCACCTCACCCAATGAGGGAATTTGGCAAAATTCTATGGCATAATGGGGAGGCAGTTGGATTCTACACCATCAAAAAGAAAG GAAGTCTGTGTGATGGATTCACTCGTCGAAGCTATCAGCTTTCTGTCCTTGACACTGTGTTTGTGAGGACTCAGTGGAGGAGGAGTGGTCTGGCActgcagatcctggcagacttcTGTAAATCCCTCCCCAACGAGGAAGTGATCGGAATCAGCTGTCCCATATCCCCAAGCATGATTAAAG tttGCAGCAAGTATCTGCAGATGCACCAGGACCAAAGGGACCGGCTCTATGAGGTGGAAGCTCCTGGGGGCTGGGGCCAGAGACGGAACATATGGCTCAACATACAGCTCAACCGAAGCACAAACAGTGAGGCCCTCCCTAGGCCCTCCCTAGGTTCAGGGTGTACCAATGCAAAG GCTCAAGTGAGGAGCAATGTCCAACAACATTGA
- the fam169b gene encoding protein FAM169B isoform X3 — protein MESNRTSQTQKTGEIKEIYPIDLPDLDYRALSSTSENILTSLASNTYEGERWFLPSNGSKVEVTHDNVGRLQLFGDDDPPCTLLTLHVPADGTQVVALNLHGKWWSLNDVLKTSTKSRSGLVMVQSVMERVILFLLSQIIFGVLERPSGEEIYFSPHPMREFGKILWHNGEAVGFYTIKKKGSLCDGFTRRSYQLSVLDTVFVRTQWRRSGLALQILADFCKSLPNEEVIGISCPISPSMIKVCSKYLQMHQDQRDRLYEVEAPGGWGQRRNIWLNIQLNRSTNSEALPRPSLGSGCTNAKAQVRSNVQQH, from the exons ATGGAATCCAATCGGACCTCGCAAACACAAAAGACAG GGGAAATCAAGGAAATATATCCCATTGACCTCCCAGATCTAGATTACAGGGCACTGAGTTCAACCTCTGAAAACATATTGACCTCCCTGGCGTCAAACACCTATGAAGGAGAGCGTTGGTTTCTACCCTCAAATGGCTCAAAG GTGGAGGTGACACATGACAACGTGGGCAGACTCCAGCTGTTCGGTGATGACGATCCACCTTGCACTCTGCTGACTCTGCACGTGCCTGCAGATGGAACTCAAG TGGTGGCCCTGAACCTGCATGGAAAGTGGTGGTCTTTAAATGATGTTTTGAAGACATCCACCAAATCCAGATCTGGTCTTGTAATG GTGCAGTCTGTTATGGAGAGAGTGATACTTTTCCTGCTTAGTCAAATCATTTTTGGAGTTTTGGAGAGGCCTTCAGGGGAAGAGATTTACTTCTCACCTCACCCAATGAGGGAATTTGGCAAAATTCTATGGCATAATGGGGAGGCAGTTGGATTCTACACCATCAAAAAGAAAG GAAGTCTGTGTGATGGATTCACTCGTCGAAGCTATCAGCTTTCTGTCCTTGACACTGTGTTTGTGAGGACTCAGTGGAGGAGGAGTGGTCTGGCActgcagatcctggcagacttcTGTAAATCCCTCCCCAACGAGGAAGTGATCGGAATCAGCTGTCCCATATCCCCAAGCATGATTAAAG tttGCAGCAAGTATCTGCAGATGCACCAGGACCAAAGGGACCGGCTCTATGAGGTGGAAGCTCCTGGGGGCTGGGGCCAGAGACGGAACATATGGCTCAACATACAGCTCAACCGAAGCACAAACAGTGAGGCCCTCCCTAGGCCCTCCCTAGGTTCAGGGTGTACCAATGCAAAG GCTCAAGTGAGGAGCAATGTCCAACAACATTGA
- the fam169b gene encoding protein FAM169B isoform X4 yields MESNRTSQTQKTDLDYRALSSTSENILTSLASNTYEGERWFLPSNGSKVEVTHDNVGRLQLFGDDDPPCTLLTLHVPADGTQVVALNLHGKWWSLNDVLKTSTKSRSGLVMVQSVMERVILFLLSQIIFGVLERPSGEEIYFSPHPMREFGKILWHNGEAVGFYTIKKKGSLCDGFTRRSYQLSVLDTVFVRTQWRRSGLALQILADFCKSLPNEEVIGISCPISPSMIKVCSKYLQMHQDQRDRLYEVEAPGGWGQRRNIWLNIQLNRSTNSEALPRPSLGSGCTNAKAQVRSNVQQH; encoded by the exons ATGGAATCCAATCGGACCTCGCAAACACAAAAGACAG ATCTAGATTACAGGGCACTGAGTTCAACCTCTGAAAACATATTGACCTCCCTGGCGTCAAACACCTATGAAGGAGAGCGTTGGTTTCTACCCTCAAATGGCTCAAAG GTGGAGGTGACACATGACAACGTGGGCAGACTCCAGCTGTTCGGTGATGACGATCCACCTTGCACTCTGCTGACTCTGCACGTGCCTGCAGATGGAACTCAAG TGGTGGCCCTGAACCTGCATGGAAAGTGGTGGTCTTTAAATGATGTTTTGAAGACATCCACCAAATCCAGATCTGGTCTTGTAATG GTGCAGTCTGTTATGGAGAGAGTGATACTTTTCCTGCTTAGTCAAATCATTTTTGGAGTTTTGGAGAGGCCTTCAGGGGAAGAGATTTACTTCTCACCTCACCCAATGAGGGAATTTGGCAAAATTCTATGGCATAATGGGGAGGCAGTTGGATTCTACACCATCAAAAAGAAAG GAAGTCTGTGTGATGGATTCACTCGTCGAAGCTATCAGCTTTCTGTCCTTGACACTGTGTTTGTGAGGACTCAGTGGAGGAGGAGTGGTCTGGCActgcagatcctggcagacttcTGTAAATCCCTCCCCAACGAGGAAGTGATCGGAATCAGCTGTCCCATATCCCCAAGCATGATTAAAG tttGCAGCAAGTATCTGCAGATGCACCAGGACCAAAGGGACCGGCTCTATGAGGTGGAAGCTCCTGGGGGCTGGGGCCAGAGACGGAACATATGGCTCAACATACAGCTCAACCGAAGCACAAACAGTGAGGCCCTCCCTAGGCCCTCCCTAGGTTCAGGGTGTACCAATGCAAAG GCTCAAGTGAGGAGCAATGTCCAACAACATTGA
- the fam169b gene encoding protein FAM169B isoform X1: MESNRTSQTQKTGEIKEIYPIDLPDLDYRALSSTSENILTSLASNTYEGERWFLPSNGSKGLTKTSNVGDRSVTCQTEPLHQVEVTHDNVGRLQLFGDDDPPCTLLTLHVPADGTQVVALNLHGKWWSLNDVLKTSTKSRSGLVMVQSVMERVILFLLSQIIFGVLERPSGEEIYFSPHPMREFGKILWHNGEAVGFYTIKKKGSLCDGFTRRSYQLSVLDTVFVRTQWRRSGLALQILADFCKSLPNEEVIGISCPISPSMIKVCSKYLQMHQDQRDRLYEVEAPGGWGQRRNIWLNIQLNRSTNSEALPRPSLGSGCTNAKAQVRSNVQQH; the protein is encoded by the exons ATGGAATCCAATCGGACCTCGCAAACACAAAAGACAG GGGAAATCAAGGAAATATATCCCATTGACCTCCCAGATCTAGATTACAGGGCACTGAGTTCAACCTCTGAAAACATATTGACCTCCCTGGCGTCAAACACCTATGAAGGAGAGCGTTGGTTTCTACCCTCAAATGGCTCAAAG GGTCTTACAAAAACATCCAATGTTGGTGACAGATCTGTCACCTGCCAAACTGAACCCCTTCATCAGGTGGAGGTGACACATGACAACGTGGGCAGACTCCAGCTGTTCGGTGATGACGATCCACCTTGCACTCTGCTGACTCTGCACGTGCCTGCAGATGGAACTCAAG TGGTGGCCCTGAACCTGCATGGAAAGTGGTGGTCTTTAAATGATGTTTTGAAGACATCCACCAAATCCAGATCTGGTCTTGTAATG GTGCAGTCTGTTATGGAGAGAGTGATACTTTTCCTGCTTAGTCAAATCATTTTTGGAGTTTTGGAGAGGCCTTCAGGGGAAGAGATTTACTTCTCACCTCACCCAATGAGGGAATTTGGCAAAATTCTATGGCATAATGGGGAGGCAGTTGGATTCTACACCATCAAAAAGAAAG GAAGTCTGTGTGATGGATTCACTCGTCGAAGCTATCAGCTTTCTGTCCTTGACACTGTGTTTGTGAGGACTCAGTGGAGGAGGAGTGGTCTGGCActgcagatcctggcagacttcTGTAAATCCCTCCCCAACGAGGAAGTGATCGGAATCAGCTGTCCCATATCCCCAAGCATGATTAAAG tttGCAGCAAGTATCTGCAGATGCACCAGGACCAAAGGGACCGGCTCTATGAGGTGGAAGCTCCTGGGGGCTGGGGCCAGAGACGGAACATATGGCTCAACATACAGCTCAACCGAAGCACAAACAGTGAGGCCCTCCCTAGGCCCTCCCTAGGTTCAGGGTGTACCAATGCAAAG GCTCAAGTGAGGAGCAATGTCCAACAACATTGA
- the fam169b gene encoding protein FAM169B isoform X2, protein MESNRTSQTQKTDLDYRALSSTSENILTSLASNTYEGERWFLPSNGSKGLTKTSNVGDRSVTCQTEPLHQVEVTHDNVGRLQLFGDDDPPCTLLTLHVPADGTQVVALNLHGKWWSLNDVLKTSTKSRSGLVMVQSVMERVILFLLSQIIFGVLERPSGEEIYFSPHPMREFGKILWHNGEAVGFYTIKKKGSLCDGFTRRSYQLSVLDTVFVRTQWRRSGLALQILADFCKSLPNEEVIGISCPISPSMIKVCSKYLQMHQDQRDRLYEVEAPGGWGQRRNIWLNIQLNRSTNSEALPRPSLGSGCTNAKAQVRSNVQQH, encoded by the exons ATGGAATCCAATCGGACCTCGCAAACACAAAAGACAG ATCTAGATTACAGGGCACTGAGTTCAACCTCTGAAAACATATTGACCTCCCTGGCGTCAAACACCTATGAAGGAGAGCGTTGGTTTCTACCCTCAAATGGCTCAAAG GGTCTTACAAAAACATCCAATGTTGGTGACAGATCTGTCACCTGCCAAACTGAACCCCTTCATCAGGTGGAGGTGACACATGACAACGTGGGCAGACTCCAGCTGTTCGGTGATGACGATCCACCTTGCACTCTGCTGACTCTGCACGTGCCTGCAGATGGAACTCAAG TGGTGGCCCTGAACCTGCATGGAAAGTGGTGGTCTTTAAATGATGTTTTGAAGACATCCACCAAATCCAGATCTGGTCTTGTAATG GTGCAGTCTGTTATGGAGAGAGTGATACTTTTCCTGCTTAGTCAAATCATTTTTGGAGTTTTGGAGAGGCCTTCAGGGGAAGAGATTTACTTCTCACCTCACCCAATGAGGGAATTTGGCAAAATTCTATGGCATAATGGGGAGGCAGTTGGATTCTACACCATCAAAAAGAAAG GAAGTCTGTGTGATGGATTCACTCGTCGAAGCTATCAGCTTTCTGTCCTTGACACTGTGTTTGTGAGGACTCAGTGGAGGAGGAGTGGTCTGGCActgcagatcctggcagacttcTGTAAATCCCTCCCCAACGAGGAAGTGATCGGAATCAGCTGTCCCATATCCCCAAGCATGATTAAAG tttGCAGCAAGTATCTGCAGATGCACCAGGACCAAAGGGACCGGCTCTATGAGGTGGAAGCTCCTGGGGGCTGGGGCCAGAGACGGAACATATGGCTCAACATACAGCTCAACCGAAGCACAAACAGTGAGGCCCTCCCTAGGCCCTCCCTAGGTTCAGGGTGTACCAATGCAAAG GCTCAAGTGAGGAGCAATGTCCAACAACATTGA